From a single Methylosinus sp. H3A genomic region:
- a CDS encoding tetratricopeptide repeat protein gives MIVFLQAIASTVGPRGRRSTLLLALGCATAGSLWAGAAAAFDASEPRSLAAATQPLTIFKDPQAALRAGLESYHAGNTKKSVEALRYAADGGESLAQWKLGRMYADGDGVARDDAKAYSYFAKLVEHFADDEPSPRERLMAAGAFVAVGVYYLEGIAAAKITPDAGRAFDLFRYAATYFGNADAQYNLARMYLDGNGVSKDARQAANWLDLAARKGHAPSQALLGHLMFNGEAGGPPQRARGLMYLTLAREAAGDRPTDQWIVELHSRALARAGEADRKAAVAMLEYYLTRRD, from the coding sequence ATGATCGTGTTTCTCCAGGCGATTGCGTCGACGGTAGGGCCGCGCGGGCGTCGTTCGACGCTGCTTCTCGCGCTCGGCTGTGCGACAGCCGGATCTCTTTGGGCGGGCGCCGCCGCCGCCTTCGACGCGTCGGAGCCGCGCTCCCTCGCGGCCGCCACGCAGCCATTGACCATCTTCAAGGATCCGCAGGCCGCTCTGCGCGCCGGGCTGGAGAGCTATCACGCCGGCAACACCAAGAAGTCGGTGGAGGCGCTGCGCTACGCCGCGGATGGCGGCGAATCGCTCGCCCAATGGAAGCTCGGCCGCATGTATGCGGACGGCGACGGCGTCGCCCGCGACGACGCCAAGGCCTATTCCTATTTCGCCAAGCTCGTCGAGCATTTCGCCGACGACGAGCCGAGCCCGCGCGAGCGGCTGATGGCGGCCGGCGCCTTCGTGGCCGTCGGAGTCTATTATCTCGAGGGGATTGCCGCCGCGAAGATCACGCCGGACGCCGGCCGCGCCTTCGATCTCTTCCGCTACGCCGCGACCTATTTCGGCAACGCCGACGCTCAATATAATCTCGCGCGCATGTATCTCGACGGCAATGGCGTCTCCAAGGACGCGCGCCAGGCCGCCAATTGGCTCGATCTCGCCGCGCGGAAGGGCCATGCGCCGTCGCAGGCGCTGCTCGGCCATCTGATGTTCAACGGCGAAGCCGGCGGTCCGCCTCAGCGGGCGCGCGGCCTCATGTATCTCACGCTGGCGCGCGAGGCCGCCGGCGATCGGCCGACCGATCAATGGATCGTCGAGCTGCATTCCCGCGCATTGGCGCGGGCGGGCGAGGCGGACCGCAAAGCGGCGGTGGCGATGCTCGAATATTATCTGACGCGCCGGGACTGA
- the serA gene encoding phosphoglycerate dehydrogenase, with the protein MLKRVLVSDALSPAALELFRSRAIEADYRPELGKDAPALAAAIGAYDGLAIRSTTQVDKALLAQAERLKVIGRAGVGVDNVDVAAATTRGVIVMNTPFGNSITTAEHTMALMLALARQIPAADASTRAGKWEKNRFMGVELAGKTLGVIGCGNVGANVATRALGFSMRVIAYDPFLTEERARRLGIEPVDLDALLARADFITLHTPLTAKTRGLLNAVSLAETKRGVRIVNCARGGLVDEAALVAALDEGHVAGAALDVFETEPARENPLFSRQNVVCTPHLGASTVEAQEKVAVQIAEQMSDFLTRGAIVNAVNFPSIGAEEAPRLAPFVDLAEKLGSFLGQSTESPIERILVAYEGAAAQRNVPAMTAAAVAGLLRPALAEVNLVSALAIAKERGIAIDEATRSGASDYDSLIAVSVTTRDGERTLAGSLFHDGRPRIVAADGVRVEAEFSERMIFVSNADRPGFIGRFAGLLGAAGVNIATCALGRDRPGGSAVALVAIDEPAPRETMREIAALAGVRFATTLQF; encoded by the coding sequence ATGCTCAAACGCGTGCTCGTTTCCGACGCGCTCTCGCCCGCGGCTCTCGAACTCTTCCGCTCACGCGCTATCGAGGCCGACTACCGGCCGGAGCTCGGCAAGGACGCCCCCGCGCTCGCCGCCGCCATCGGCGCCTATGACGGGCTCGCCATTCGCTCGACGACGCAAGTCGACAAAGCGCTGCTCGCGCAGGCGGAGCGGCTGAAAGTCATCGGCCGCGCGGGCGTCGGCGTCGACAATGTCGATGTCGCCGCGGCGACGACGCGCGGCGTGATCGTGATGAACACGCCCTTCGGCAATTCCATCACCACCGCCGAGCATACGATGGCGCTGATGCTGGCGCTCGCCCGCCAGATTCCCGCCGCCGACGCCTCCACCCGCGCCGGCAAATGGGAGAAGAACCGATTCATGGGCGTCGAGCTCGCCGGCAAGACGCTGGGCGTCATCGGCTGCGGCAATGTCGGCGCCAATGTCGCGACCCGCGCGCTCGGCTTTTCCATGCGCGTCATCGCCTATGATCCCTTCCTGACCGAGGAGCGCGCGCGGCGGCTCGGCATCGAGCCGGTCGATCTCGACGCGCTGCTCGCGCGCGCCGATTTCATCACGCTGCATACGCCGCTCACCGCCAAGACGCGGGGCTTGCTGAACGCCGTGTCGCTCGCGGAGACCAAGCGCGGCGTGCGTATCGTCAATTGCGCGCGCGGCGGGCTCGTCGACGAGGCCGCTCTCGTCGCGGCTCTGGACGAGGGCCATGTCGCGGGCGCGGCGCTCGATGTGTTCGAGACCGAGCCGGCGCGCGAAAACCCGCTTTTTTCGCGCCAGAATGTCGTCTGCACGCCGCATCTCGGCGCCTCGACGGTCGAGGCGCAAGAGAAGGTCGCGGTGCAGATCGCCGAGCAAATGTCCGATTTTCTGACGCGCGGCGCGATCGTGAATGCGGTCAATTTCCCGTCGATCGGCGCCGAGGAGGCGCCGCGGCTCGCGCCCTTCGTCGATCTCGCCGAGAAGCTCGGCTCCTTCCTCGGCCAATCGACCGAATCGCCGATCGAACGCATCTTGGTCGCCTATGAAGGCGCGGCGGCGCAGCGCAATGTCCCGGCGATGACGGCGGCGGCCGTCGCCGGATTGCTGCGGCCGGCGCTCGCCGAGGTCAATCTCGTCTCGGCGCTCGCGATCGCCAAAGAGCGCGGCATAGCGATCGACGAAGCGACACGCTCCGGCGCGAGCGATTATGATTCACTCATCGCCGTATCGGTGACGACGCGCGACGGGGAGAGGACGCTCGCCGGCTCTCTGTTCCACGACGGCCGGCCGCGCATCGTCGCCGCGGATGGCGTCCGCGTGGAGGCTGAGTTCTCCGAGCGAATGATCTTCGTGTCCAACGCCGACAGACCCGGCTTCATCGGGCGTTTCGCGGGGCTGCTCGGCGCTGCGGGCGTGAATATCGCGACCTGCGCGCTGGGACGCGATCGTCCGGGCGGCTCCGCCGTGGCTCTCGTCGCGATCGACGAGCCGGCGCCGCGCGAGACGATGCGAGAGATCGCCGCGCTGGCCGGAGTGCGCTTCGCGACGACGCTGCAATTTTGA
- a CDS encoding phosphoserine transaminase — MPIQKPGVKPADPRFSSGPCSKRPGWTLGALSGAALGRSHRSPAGKAKLKEAIDLTREVLRVPASHRIAIVPASDTGAVEMALWSLIGARGVDVAAWESFSADWVTDIIEQLKPGSARSFVAPFGELPDLAKINFDNDFVFAWNGTTAGVRVPNADFIPADRKGLTICDATSAAFAQPLDFAKLDVVTYSWQKVMGGEAAHGMLILSPRAVERLESYTPAWPLPKIFRLTKNGKLVESIFEGDTINTPSMLCVEDYLDTLKWAKSIGGLDALFARANANAKVVSDWVEKTPWFTHLAQDPATRSNTGVCLVFADPAIAAKPRAEQSALAARIVGLVEKEGAGFDFGAYRDAPPGLRIWCGATVEASDVAALTAWIDWAYAEAVAQSAKAA; from the coding sequence ATGCCCATCCAAAAGCCCGGCGTGAAGCCGGCAGATCCACGTTTTTCCTCCGGCCCTTGCTCCAAGCGTCCCGGCTGGACGCTCGGCGCGCTCTCGGGCGCGGCGCTCGGCCGCTCGCACCGCTCCCCTGCCGGCAAGGCGAAGCTGAAGGAAGCCATCGATCTCACGCGCGAGGTGCTGCGCGTGCCGGCGAGCCATCGCATCGCCATCGTTCCCGCCTCCGACACCGGCGCTGTCGAAATGGCGCTGTGGTCGCTGATCGGCGCGCGCGGCGTCGACGTCGCCGCCTGGGAGAGCTTCAGCGCGGATTGGGTCACCGACATCATCGAGCAGCTGAAGCCGGGCTCCGCCCGCAGCTTCGTCGCCCCCTTCGGCGAACTGCCCGACCTCGCGAAGATAAACTTCGACAATGACTTCGTCTTCGCCTGGAACGGCACCACCGCCGGCGTGCGCGTGCCGAACGCCGATTTCATCCCCGCCGACCGCAAGGGGCTGACGATCTGCGACGCGACCTCGGCCGCCTTCGCGCAGCCGCTCGATTTCGCCAAGCTCGACGTCGTCACCTACTCCTGGCAGAAGGTGATGGGCGGCGAGGCCGCGCATGGCATGCTGATCCTCTCGCCACGCGCCGTGGAGCGGCTCGAGAGCTACACGCCCGCCTGGCCGCTGCCGAAGATTTTCCGCCTCACCAAGAACGGCAAGCTCGTCGAGAGCATTTTCGAAGGCGACACGATCAACACGCCCTCCATGCTCTGCGTCGAGGATTATCTCGACACGCTGAAATGGGCGAAGTCGATCGGCGGGCTCGACGCGCTCTTCGCGCGGGCGAACGCCAACGCCAAAGTCGTTTCCGATTGGGTCGAGAAAACGCCCTGGTTCACGCATCTCGCGCAGGATCCGGCAACGCGCTCCAATACGGGCGTCTGCCTCGTCTTCGCCGATCCCGCCATCGCCGCAAAGCCGCGGGCGGAACAATCGGCCCTCGCCGCCCGCATCGTCGGCCTCGTCGAGAAGGAAGGCGCGGGCTTCGACTTCGGCGCCTATCGCGACGCGCCGCCCGGCCTGCGCATCTGGTGCGGAGCCACGGTGGAGGCGAGCGATGTGGCGGCGCTGACCGCCTGGATCGACTGGGCCTATGCCGAGGCGGTCGCGCAATCGGCCAAGGCGGCTTGA
- a CDS encoding outer membrane protein, with protein sequence MRFSGSCAGAGLFCAALGFLTAGPAAAADMPFFSPPPLDDGPAELGTGWYLRGDVGYSNITSPTIIADLVNASTRTGSVSGSLGAGYQYNSWLRTEIALDRSVIRPNATSAPVWCPYQNHPLSSQPEYNSNGVLIAPSQTLGYGVDPNETCLARTTGNLSRTTGLFNAYIDLGNWYGFTPYVGAGAGVSYVRSNGAVNYYKSSNGTPYTADLSPVEGYPLVWIDRITGAALTPQPGLAFAQQYWDRSRAKSSWKFAWALLAGVTYDVADNIKIDVGYRFLNSGKYVGLAGSSGATAAPYDLVSHEVRLGVRITTD encoded by the coding sequence ATGAGATTTTCCGGTTCCTGCGCCGGGGCGGGGCTTTTTTGCGCGGCCCTGGGCTTTTTGACCGCCGGCCCGGCCGCCGCCGCGGACATGCCTTTCTTCTCTCCGCCTCCCCTCGATGACGGTCCGGCGGAACTCGGCACGGGATGGTATCTTCGCGGCGACGTCGGCTATTCGAACATTACATCGCCGACTATTATCGCCGACCTCGTCAACGCATCGACCCGCACCGGATCGGTCTCGGGCTCGCTCGGGGCCGGCTATCAATACAATTCCTGGCTACGTACGGAGATTGCCCTCGATCGGTCGGTAATTCGCCCGAACGCGACCTCTGCGCCCGTCTGGTGCCCGTATCAAAATCATCCGTTGAGCTCACAGCCGGAGTACAACAGTAACGGCGTGCTCATCGCGCCGAGTCAAACGCTCGGCTATGGCGTCGATCCGAATGAAACCTGCCTCGCCCGTACAACAGGCAATCTGAGCAGGACCACAGGCCTCTTCAACGCCTACATCGATCTCGGCAACTGGTACGGCTTTACGCCCTATGTCGGCGCAGGCGCCGGCGTTTCTTATGTTCGGTCGAACGGCGCGGTCAACTACTACAAATCTTCCAATGGCACGCCTTACACGGCAGATTTGTCGCCGGTCGAAGGCTATCCGCTCGTTTGGATCGACAGAATCACAGGCGCCGCCCTCACCCCACAGCCCGGGCTGGCGTTCGCGCAGCAGTATTGGGACCGCTCGCGGGCGAAAAGCAGCTGGAAGTTCGCCTGGGCTCTGCTCGCAGGCGTGACCTACGACGTGGCCGACAACATCAAGATCGACGTGGGCTACCGATTCTTGAATTCGGGGAAATATGTAGGCTTGGCGGGCTCGTCTGGCGCGACGGCGGCGCCCTACGACTTGGTCTCTCACGAGGTCCGACTGGGCGTTCGTATCACAACCGACTGA
- a CDS encoding glycosyltransferase family 1 protein — translation MTESDRERRLEERVRLLEHQLDYLRAELLHLVHEREKNVYSAAWLIFRPLRRFEAALVDAVSPVLRRLSRDAAAPALEPSAMETPPATHPTTRARRLLVDVTATARHDAGTGIQRVVKKITQALYRDDALPIPAVAVRCEGGRLFTCEAFVAALGGEPAGPDREIEIAPGDRFFMLSDSWNAFEEFQPIFARIRAGGGEIVTCVFDLIPVLYPHACHEVTPPRYEAWLRRALVESDAFLAISRTVAEQLAEFVAKAGAPHRPGLAIGWFHCGSDITEAAPAAPRPEIAAAAAGGAMFLSVGTLEPRKGHRVALRAFDALWRAGRDARLVFVGRRGWFEEAIVAEIRGHAEFGRRLFWFDDVGDAELAFLYDESAAALVPSYAEGFGLPISEAARRGRPVICSDIPVFREVGGAGAVYFRVNDPQALAERIADFLDGRVSADPSQVSRASWAEAAHRVAQVIATEDWSQRLP, via the coding sequence GTGACCGAAAGCGACCGCGAGCGACGTTTGGAGGAGCGGGTCCGCCTCCTCGAGCATCAGCTCGACTATCTCCGGGCGGAGCTGCTGCATCTCGTTCATGAGCGGGAAAAAAACGTCTATTCGGCCGCCTGGCTGATCTTCCGGCCGCTTCGCCGCTTCGAGGCGGCGCTCGTCGACGCCGTCTCGCCGGTCCTTCGACGCCTCTCCCGCGATGCGGCCGCTCCGGCGCTCGAGCCGTCGGCGATGGAGACGCCACCCGCGACGCATCCGACGACGCGGGCGCGACGATTGCTCGTCGATGTGACGGCTACTGCGCGACATGACGCCGGAACCGGCATACAGCGCGTCGTCAAAAAGATTACGCAGGCGCTCTATCGCGACGACGCGCTGCCCATCCCGGCCGTCGCCGTGCGCTGCGAGGGCGGGCGGCTGTTCACTTGCGAAGCCTTTGTCGCGGCGCTCGGTGGCGAGCCGGCCGGCCCTGATCGGGAGATCGAGATCGCGCCCGGCGATCGCTTCTTCATGCTCTCGGACAGCTGGAACGCTTTCGAGGAGTTCCAGCCGATCTTCGCGCGCATCCGCGCCGGCGGCGGCGAGATCGTCACCTGCGTCTTCGACCTCATCCCGGTCCTCTATCCGCACGCCTGCCATGAGGTGACGCCGCCGCGCTACGAGGCCTGGCTGCGACGGGCGCTCGTCGAGAGCGACGCATTTCTGGCCATTTCGCGCACTGTCGCCGAGCAGCTCGCCGAGTTCGTGGCCAAGGCCGGCGCGCCGCATCGGCCGGGTCTCGCGATCGGCTGGTTCCATTGCGGCTCGGACATAACCGAGGCCGCGCCGGCCGCGCCCCGCCCGGAGATCGCCGCGGCGGCCGCCGGCGGCGCGATGTTTCTGAGCGTCGGGACATTGGAGCCGCGCAAGGGCCATCGCGTCGCGCTCCGAGCTTTCGACGCGCTCTGGCGCGCGGGCCGCGACGCGCGGCTCGTCTTCGTCGGGCGGCGCGGCTGGTTCGAGGAGGCGATCGTCGCCGAAATTCGCGGCCATGCCGAATTCGGGCGGCGTCTCTTCTGGTTCGACGATGTCGGCGACGCCGAGCTCGCCTTTCTCTATGACGAGAGCGCGGCGGCGCTGGTCCCCTCCTACGCCGAAGGATTCGGTCTGCCCATCTCCGAGGCCGCGCGTCGCGGCCGGCCGGTGATCTGCAGCGATATCCCCGTGTTCCGGGAGGTCGGCGGCGCGGGCGCGGTCTATTTCCGAGTCAATGATCCGCAGGCCTTGGCGGAGCGGATCGCGGATTTTCTGGACGGCCGCGTCTCGGCCGATCCGTCCCAAGTCAGCCGCGCCTCCTGGGCGGAGGCGGCGCATCGCGTCGCGCAGGTGATCGCGACGGAGGATTGGAGCCAGAGGCTGCCCTGA
- a CDS encoding NAD-dependent epimerase/dehydratase family protein produces MTQETASNSSARFERILVTGGSGFVGRYMLEALARAYPSAQRMSLARAGEADPNSGWSPVSFDLLDPADVAATIAESRPDLVVHLAAQSSAARSFVAAEETWRVNFVGSFNLASALARHAAEAVVIFASTADVYGTSLGEGAAHENMVPRPLNAYARSKVAAETMFADLLPQTARLVVARPFSHIGPGQDKRFAVSSFAAQIVEIEQGRAEPRLSVGDLSVQRDFLDVRDVIDAYLRLIAVAPDLPARNVFDIASGETRSLASLVDRMRALSRRDFEIVVDPERLRPADIPIARCAAAKLRAATGWSPRRTIDETLVDLLDYWRASAERTK; encoded by the coding sequence ATGACCCAAGAAACGGCGTCCAACTCATCGGCCCGTTTCGAGCGCATATTGGTGACCGGCGGCTCCGGCTTCGTCGGGCGCTATATGCTCGAGGCGCTGGCCCGCGCCTATCCCTCCGCGCAGCGCATGTCGCTCGCGCGGGCCGGCGAGGCCGATCCCAATTCCGGCTGGAGCCCGGTGAGCTTCGATCTCCTCGATCCCGCCGATGTCGCGGCGACGATCGCCGAGTCGCGGCCCGATCTCGTCGTCCATCTCGCCGCCCAATCCTCGGCGGCGCGCTCCTTCGTCGCGGCGGAGGAGACCTGGCGCGTCAATTTCGTCGGCTCCTTCAATCTCGCCTCGGCGCTCGCGCGTCACGCGGCCGAGGCCGTCGTGATCTTCGCCTCCACCGCCGACGTCTATGGGACGAGTCTCGGCGAAGGCGCGGCGCATGAGAACATGGTCCCGCGCCCGCTCAACGCCTACGCCCGCTCCAAGGTGGCGGCGGAGACCATGTTCGCCGACTTGCTGCCGCAAACGGCGCGGCTCGTCGTGGCGCGGCCCTTCAGCCATATCGGCCCGGGGCAGGACAAGCGCTTCGCCGTCTCCTCCTTCGCCGCGCAGATCGTCGAGATCGAGCAGGGACGCGCCGAACCGCGCCTTTCGGTGGGCGATCTGTCGGTGCAGCGCGATTTTCTGGACGTGCGCGACGTCATCGACGCCTATCTCCGCCTCATCGCCGTCGCGCCCGATCTGCCTGCCCGCAATGTGTTCGACATCGCTTCGGGCGAGACGCGCTCGCTCGCGTCCCTGGTCGACAGAATGCGCGCGCTCTCGCGCCGCGATTTCGAGATCGTCGTCGATCCCGAGCGGCTGCGGCCGGCGGACATTCCGATCGCCCGTTGCGCCGCCGCCAAGCTGCGCGCGGCGACCGGCTGGAGCCCGCGCCGGACGATCGACGAGACGCTCGTCGATCTGCTCGACTATTGGCGTGCGTCCGCAGAACGGACGAAGTGA
- the gmd gene encoding GDP-mannose 4,6-dehydratase produces MTKRALLTGITGQDGAYLAQLLLGKGYEVYGVIRRSSHRGVEDHRLRWLGVADDVHLLDGDLGDLSSLLRIVQEVKPDEIYNLAAQSFVASSWRQPILTANITAVAVANVLEAVRLGAPGARFYQASSSEMYGLIQEPMQSEKTPFYPRSPYAVAKLYGHWITVNYRESFGLHASSGILFNHESPLRGIEFVTRKVTDSVARIKLGLAKELRLGNIDAKRDWGHARDYVRAMWLMLQQETPDDYVVATGVTTTVRDMCRIAFAHAGLDMEAHVVIDPNFYRPAEVEILLGDSSKARKALGWAPETSLDQLIREMVDADLARLKQEPRTR; encoded by the coding sequence ATGACGAAACGCGCGCTGTTGACGGGCATTACCGGGCAGGACGGAGCCTATCTCGCACAACTACTGCTCGGCAAAGGTTATGAGGTCTATGGCGTGATCCGACGCTCCTCGCATCGGGGCGTCGAGGACCATCGGCTCCGCTGGCTCGGCGTCGCCGATGACGTGCATCTGCTCGACGGCGATCTCGGCGATCTCTCGAGCCTGTTGCGCATCGTGCAGGAGGTGAAGCCGGACGAGATCTACAATCTCGCGGCACAGTCCTTCGTCGCCTCCTCCTGGCGCCAGCCGATCCTCACCGCCAACATCACCGCCGTCGCCGTCGCCAATGTGCTCGAGGCGGTGCGGCTCGGCGCTCCCGGCGCGCGCTTCTATCAGGCCTCCTCCTCCGAAATGTACGGCCTCATCCAGGAGCCGATGCAGAGCGAGAAGACGCCCTTCTATCCGCGCAGCCCCTATGCCGTCGCCAAGCTCTACGGTCATTGGATCACCGTCAACTATCGCGAGAGCTTCGGCCTGCACGCCTCCTCGGGCATTCTCTTCAATCATGAGAGCCCGCTGCGCGGCATAGAATTCGTCACCCGCAAGGTGACGGACAGCGTCGCGCGCATCAAGCTCGGCCTCGCCAAGGAGCTGCGCCTCGGCAACATAGACGCCAAGCGCGACTGGGGCCATGCGCGCGATTATGTGCGCGCCATGTGGCTGATGCTGCAGCAGGAGACGCCGGACGATTATGTGGTGGCGACCGGCGTCACCACCACTGTGCGCGACATGTGCCGCATCGCCTTCGCGCATGCCGGCCTCGACATGGAGGCGCATGTGGTGATCGACCCGAATTTCTACCGCCCGGCGGAGGTGGAAATTCTGCTCGGCGACTCCTCCAAGGCGCGCAAGGCCCTGGGCTGGGCCCCCGAGACCTCGCTCGACCAGCTGATCCGCGAAATGGTCGACGCCGATCTCGCGCGGCTGAAGCAGGAACCGAGAACTCGATGA
- a CDS encoding glutamate-5-semialdehyde dehydrogenase, which produces MARAEAVVTGERELGDLMAELGRSARQAARAVALAPAEVKNAALRAAASELRRRAPALLAANALDVAEARGRGTVASYLDRLTLDDQRVEAMARGLEEIADLPDPVGRLLASFERPNGLLIERVATPLGVIGVIYESRPNVTADAGALCLKAGNAAILRGGSESLRSSRAIHECLVAGLVAAGLPEAAISLVPIADRAAVGAMLAGLDGNIDVIVPRGGKSLVARVQHEARVPVFAHLEGIVHVFVHAEADLDMARRILLNAKLRRTGVCGAAETLLVDRACAATHLSPLVKMLLDAGCEVRGDDAAQAADARVLPASEEDWRAEYLDAIIAVRVVDGLEAAIAHIETYGSHHTDCIITQNEDVARRFMAEVDSAIVLHNASTQFADGGEFGFGAEIGIATGRMHARGPVGVEQLTSFKYRVHGAGQVRG; this is translated from the coding sequence ATGGCGCGAGCGGAAGCAGTCGTGACGGGGGAGCGGGAGTTGGGCGATCTGATGGCCGAGCTCGGCCGCAGCGCCCGGCAGGCGGCGCGGGCGGTCGCGCTGGCTCCGGCCGAGGTCAAGAATGCGGCTTTGCGCGCGGCGGCGTCGGAATTGCGTCGGCGCGCGCCGGCTCTGCTCGCCGCCAATGCGCTCGATGTGGCGGAGGCGAGAGGCCGCGGAACGGTCGCCTCCTACCTCGATCGGCTGACGCTCGACGACCAGCGCGTCGAGGCGATGGCCCGCGGCCTCGAGGAGATCGCCGATCTGCCCGATCCCGTCGGCCGTCTGCTCGCCTCCTTCGAGCGGCCGAACGGTCTGCTCATCGAACGCGTCGCGACGCCGCTGGGCGTCATCGGCGTCATTTATGAGAGCCGGCCCAATGTCACCGCCGACGCCGGCGCCCTCTGCCTCAAGGCCGGCAACGCCGCCATATTGCGCGGCGGCTCGGAGAGCCTGCGCTCCTCGCGCGCGATCCATGAATGTCTCGTCGCCGGTCTCGTCGCGGCGGGTCTGCCGGAGGCGGCGATCTCACTCGTGCCCATCGCCGACCGCGCCGCCGTCGGCGCCATGCTCGCCGGGCTCGACGGCAATATCGACGTCATCGTGCCGCGCGGCGGCAAGAGCCTCGTCGCGCGCGTGCAGCATGAGGCGCGCGTGCCGGTTTTCGCGCATCTCGAGGGCATTGTTCATGTCTTCGTCCATGCGGAAGCGGATCTCGACATGGCGAGACGCATCTTGCTCAACGCCAAGCTGCGCCGCACCGGCGTTTGCGGCGCCGCCGAGACGCTGCTGGTCGATCGCGCCTGTGCCGCCACACATCTGTCGCCGCTGGTGAAGATGCTGCTCGACGCCGGCTGTGAAGTGCGCGGCGACGACGCCGCGCAGGCGGCCGACGCGCGCGTGCTGCCGGCGAGCGAGGAGGATTGGCGCGCCGAATATCTCGACGCCATCATCGCCGTGCGCGTCGTCGACGGGCTCGAGGCGGCGATCGCGCATATTGAAACCTACGGCTCGCATCACACCGATTGCATCATCACGCAGAACGAGGATGTGGCGCGGCGCTTCATGGCCGAGGTGGATTCGGCGATCGTGCTGCACAACGCCTCGACGCAATTCGCCGATGGCGGCGAGTTCGGCTTCGGCGCCGAGATCGGCATAGCGACGGGCCGCATGCATGCGCGCGGGCCGGTCGGCGTCGAGCAGCTGACGTCGTTCAAATATCGCGTGCATGGCGCCGGGCAGGTGAGGGGATGA
- a CDS encoding nicotinate-nucleotide adenylyltransferase yields the protein MIRLPPHAPGMRIGLFGGSFDPPHEGHAHVSQVALRRLALDRLWWLVTPGNPLKQTAGLASLAQRIAAARKLARDPRILVTGLEAEIGARYTADTLRFLHRRCPHVRFVWIMGADNLLQFDRWRDWEEIARTTPIAIVDRPGATFRAMSAKAAQRFSRARLPERAAPLLADAAPPAFVYLHAPRVAQSSTALRSAKLFAGAAALPPEQGGP from the coding sequence ATGATCCGCCTGCCGCCCCATGCGCCGGGGATGCGGATCGGCCTCTTCGGCGGCTCCTTCGATCCGCCGCACGAGGGGCACGCCCATGTCTCGCAAGTCGCGCTGCGGCGGCTCGCGCTCGATCGGCTCTGGTGGCTGGTGACGCCCGGCAATCCGCTGAAGCAGACCGCCGGCCTCGCTTCGCTCGCGCAGCGCATCGCAGCGGCGAGAAAGCTCGCCCGTGATCCGCGCATCCTCGTCACCGGCCTCGAGGCGGAGATCGGCGCGCGCTACACCGCCGATACGCTGCGCTTCCTGCATCGGCGCTGTCCGCATGTGCGTTTCGTCTGGATCATGGGCGCGGATAATCTGTTGCAATTCGACCGCTGGCGCGATTGGGAGGAGATTGCGCGGACGACGCCCATCGCCATCGTCGATCGGCCGGGCGCGACCTTCCGGGCGATGTCCGCCAAGGCGGCGCAGCGCTTTTCTCGCGCGCGCCTGCCAGAGCGCGCGGCGCCGTTGCTCGCAGACGCCGCGCCGCCCGCTTTCGTCTATCTGCACGCACCGCGCGTCGCGCAGTCTTCCACCGCGCTGCGCAGCGCGAAATTATTTGCCGGCGCTGCGGCGCTGCCACCAGAGCAGGGCGGCCCCTAG